The following proteins are encoded in a genomic region of Aliiroseovarius sp. F47248L:
- the dusB gene encoding tRNA dihydrouridine synthase DusB, with translation MSVRVKDITIDPPVLLAPMAGITDLPFRNLVASFGAGLVVSEMVASQEMVQAKPGVRERAELGFGHANTAVQLAARDVYWAGEAARMVEQNGAQVIDINMGCPARKVVGGMSGSALMRDLDHALRLIEAIVGAVSVPVTLKTRLGWDDDSLNAATLARMAEAAGIQMITIHGRTRCQFYKGRANWSAIRPVKDAVSIPVIANGDIVDTATARQALSDSGADGVMIGRSSGGQPWLLAQVAHEIWGTSAPTIPCGLALANMVADHYRASLDFYGHDLGARVIRKHLGWYMDLVGTDAGLRRRILSNRDTTDVLSMLPDAMLSERRAA, from the coding sequence ATGTCAGTCCGCGTTAAGGATATCACTATTGATCCCCCGGTTTTGCTGGCCCCGATGGCCGGTATTACAGACTTGCCGTTCCGTAACCTCGTCGCCAGTTTCGGTGCCGGGCTTGTTGTGTCGGAAATGGTGGCCAGTCAGGAGATGGTGCAGGCCAAACCCGGTGTGCGCGAACGGGCTGAACTGGGGTTTGGGCACGCAAACACGGCGGTTCAACTGGCTGCGCGCGATGTCTATTGGGCCGGAGAGGCCGCGCGCATGGTCGAACAGAACGGCGCCCAGGTCATCGACATCAACATGGGCTGCCCTGCGCGTAAAGTGGTCGGTGGCATGTCCGGTTCTGCGCTTATGCGCGACTTGGATCACGCACTCAGACTGATCGAGGCAATCGTCGGTGCGGTGTCGGTCCCCGTTACACTTAAAACCCGTCTTGGCTGGGATGATGACAGCCTGAACGCCGCGACGCTGGCGCGGATGGCCGAGGCGGCCGGCATTCAGATGATCACCATTCACGGTCGCACCCGCTGTCAGTTCTACAAGGGGCGCGCCAATTGGTCCGCGATCCGTCCGGTGAAAGACGCAGTGTCTATCCCGGTGATTGCCAACGGCGACATTGTGGACACCGCGACCGCCCGACAAGCGCTGTCCGACAGCGGAGCCGATGGCGTGATGATTGGGCGCAGCAGCGGCGGTCAGCCGTGGCTTTTGGCGCAGGTCGCGCATGAAATCTGGGGCACTTCTGCCCCGACCATACCGTGTGGACTGGCCCTGGCGAACATGGTGGCTGACCACTACCGCGCCAGTCTAGATTTCTACGGCCACGATCTGGGTGCGCGGGTCATTCGCAAGCATCTGGGATGGTATATGGACTTGGTCGGTACGGATGCCGGGCTGCGTCGTCGCATATTGTCAAATCGAGACACGACCGACGTTTTGTCAATGCTACCCGATGCCATGTTGTCAGAACGGCGAGCGGCATGA
- a CDS encoding bifunctional 2-C-methyl-D-erythritol 4-phosphate cytidylyltransferase/2-C-methyl-D-erythritol 2,4-cyclodiphosphate synthase, with the protein MEIAALIVAAGRGTRAGADLPKQWRRVAGATVAQHSVAAFRGHPRVTRCLLVIHPDDEALARKIEGVELVHGGATRDASVRAGLEALTGHAPDQVLIHDVARPMVSADVINGVIDALVTSPGAAPALPVTDALWHGADGVVTGTQSREGLFRAQTPQGFHFEPILAAHRAYTGGAADDVEVARMAGLDVAITMGDENNLKITTPGDFARADRLIRDKAKELAMDIRMGNGFDVHAFEDGDHVILCGVRIPHDRALKGHSDADVGMHALTDAIYGALAEGDIGQHFPPSDPQWKGAESHIFLRHAVELVASHGFRLSNADVTLICEHPKIGPHADAMRAELAKIMGLDVDRVSVKATTSERLGFTGRSEGIASLASATLIKD; encoded by the coding sequence ATGGAAATTGCTGCCCTCATCGTTGCCGCCGGGCGCGGCACCCGCGCAGGTGCTGATCTGCCCAAACAGTGGCGCCGGGTCGCGGGCGCGACTGTCGCACAACACAGCGTCGCCGCGTTTCGCGGCCATCCGCGCGTGACGCGGTGCTTGCTTGTGATTCATCCCGACGATGAGGCATTGGCCCGCAAGATCGAAGGGGTCGAACTTGTGCATGGCGGGGCAACGCGCGACGCCAGCGTTCGCGCAGGGCTTGAGGCACTGACCGGACACGCGCCTGATCAGGTGCTAATCCATGACGTGGCCCGCCCCATGGTCAGTGCGGATGTGATCAACGGCGTGATCGACGCACTTGTAACATCGCCGGGTGCGGCCCCTGCCCTGCCCGTCACCGACGCGCTGTGGCATGGTGCGGACGGCGTGGTCACTGGCACCCAATCGCGCGAGGGGCTGTTTCGCGCCCAAACTCCACAAGGGTTTCACTTCGAGCCGATCCTTGCCGCCCACCGCGCCTACACGGGTGGGGCCGCAGATGATGTTGAAGTGGCGCGCATGGCCGGGCTGGACGTTGCCATCACGATGGGCGATGAGAACAATCTGAAGATCACGACGCCGGGCGACTTTGCCCGCGCCGATCGACTGATACGCGACAAGGCAAAGGAACTCGCCATGGATATTCGCATGGGCAACGGATTTGATGTGCACGCATTTGAAGATGGCGACCACGTCATTCTGTGCGGTGTGCGCATCCCGCATGACCGCGCGCTCAAGGGGCACTCGGATGCGGATGTGGGGATGCATGCGTTGACCGACGCGATCTATGGCGCACTGGCCGAGGGCGACATTGGACAGCATTTTCCACCCTCTGATCCGCAATGGAAAGGCGCTGAAAGCCATATCTTCTTGCGGCACGCGGTTGAACTGGTGGCTTCGCACGGTTTTCGGCTGTCAAATGCCGATGTGACACTGATTTGCGAGCACCCCAAGATTGGCCCCCACGCAGACGCCATGCGTGCAGAATTGGCAAAGATCATGGGGCTGGACGTTGACCGTGTGTCGGTGAAAGCCACCACGTCGGAACGACTGGGGTTCACCGGACGGTCCGAAGGCATTGCGTCGCTGGCATCAGCTACATTGATCAAGGATTGA
- a CDS encoding phosphatidylglycerophosphatase A: protein MQKPTAKLIATFFYSGLLKPAPGTWGSLAALPMAWLLHFIGGPVLLTGATIVAYYLGLKATESYTAGSENHDPGEVVIDEVVGMWITLFPVSFGAVLMGADILALYPGWIVGFFAFRFFDITKFGPIGTADQRGDATGVMMDDVYAGVAAAITVIVAAYGAHAFMM from the coding sequence ATGCAGAAACCGACCGCCAAGCTGATTGCAACTTTCTTTTATTCCGGGCTGTTGAAACCCGCGCCGGGCACTTGGGGCTCGCTGGCTGCCCTGCCAATGGCTTGGCTCTTGCACTTCATCGGCGGCCCCGTCCTACTGACCGGGGCAACTATCGTCGCCTATTATCTGGGTCTGAAAGCGACCGAGTCCTACACGGCCGGATCCGAGAATCACGACCCCGGCGAGGTGGTGATCGACGAAGTGGTGGGCATGTGGATCACGCTTTTTCCCGTTTCTTTCGGTGCTGTTTTGATGGGCGCGGATATCCTTGCACTTTATCCCGGCTGGATCGTTGGCTTCTTCGCTTTCCGCTTTTTCGACATCACCAAGTTCGGCCCCATTGGCACAGCTGACCAGCGTGGCGATGCAACAGGGGTCATGATGGATGACGTTTATGCTGGCGTTGCGGCAGCGATCACAGTGATCGTTGCTGCCTACGGCGCCCATGCCTTTATGATGTGA
- a CDS encoding CinA family protein: MQATDLLSLCRSKGLTIATAESCTGGMVGAWLTEVAGSSDVFDRGFITYSNAAKRDMLGVKQATLDTHGAVSEQVASEMARGARDRSQADLAVSITGIAGPGGSEHKPEGRVCFGIATPTTCQTETIEFGAVGRANVRTEAAIHALALLSHAALALGDT, from the coding sequence ATGCAAGCCACAGACCTTCTTAGTCTTTGTCGTTCAAAAGGCTTAACAATCGCAACGGCGGAAAGCTGCACCGGCGGCATGGTGGGCGCGTGGTTGACCGAAGTGGCTGGCAGTTCAGATGTGTTTGACCGTGGCTTTATCACCTATTCAAACGCCGCTAAACGCGACATGCTCGGGGTTAAGCAAGCCACGCTTGATACCCATGGCGCGGTGTCTGAACAGGTTGCGTCCGAGATGGCACGAGGCGCGCGAGACCGGTCACAGGCGGATCTTGCTGTATCAATCACCGGAATCGCAGGCCCCGGTGGGTCCGAACACAAGCCCGAAGGTCGCGTTTGCTTTGGGATCGCCACGCCAACCACGTGCCAAACCGAGACAATTGAGTTCGGGGCTGTCGGACGCGCCAATGTGCGCACCGAAGCTGCAATACATGCTTTGGCACTATTGTCGCACGCCGCTTTGGCATTAGGCGACACCTGA
- a CDS encoding ammonium transporter — translation MNGADTAWIIVATALVLFMSLPGLALFYGGLVRARNVLSVFMHVYAIACLMSVLWLAFGYTIAFGDATHGWFGRLDKAFLSGVSADSLSGTLPEVLFFAFQMTFAIITPALIVGAYVERIGFGFVMTFSGLWMLLCYAPVVHWIWGGGALADGGIFGEMGTRDFAGGIVVHETAAIAALIVAILLGPRKHRTTPPHAPWMVFMGAGMLWVGWFGFNGGSQLAADGGAAMAITVTHISAAAASLSWAVWERIKYGKASLVGIVTGTIAGLASITPASGFVGPVAALIIGAVAGILCQEAVNFIRNKLNIDDTLDVFAVHGVGGILGTIMIAAFGQGSWIAQFGALAIVGVFTAIMTVVLVKLVGLVLPLRVDLETETNGLDLAAHGERAYDIMS, via the coding sequence ATGAACGGGGCAGATACTGCTTGGATCATCGTGGCGACGGCACTTGTGCTGTTCATGTCGCTGCCGGGGCTTGCACTTTTCTATGGCGGACTTGTGCGTGCACGCAACGTGCTCAGCGTCTTTATGCATGTCTATGCCATCGCTTGTTTGATGAGCGTTCTTTGGCTGGCCTTTGGCTATACCATCGCATTTGGCGACGCGACGCATGGCTGGTTTGGACGTCTGGACAAGGCCTTCCTGTCCGGCGTTTCAGCTGACAGCCTGTCAGGCACCCTGCCCGAAGTTCTGTTCTTCGCCTTCCAGATGACGTTTGCGATCATCACCCCCGCGCTGATCGTCGGCGCTTATGTCGAGCGGATCGGCTTTGGGTTTGTCATGACCTTCTCGGGCTTATGGATGCTTCTGTGCTATGCGCCAGTTGTGCATTGGATTTGGGGCGGTGGCGCGCTGGCTGATGGGGGTATCTTCGGCGAAATGGGCACGCGTGATTTCGCGGGCGGCATTGTCGTGCATGAAACCGCCGCTATTGCCGCACTGATCGTCGCCATCTTGCTTGGGCCGCGCAAACACCGCACCACGCCTCCGCATGCTCCTTGGATGGTGTTCATGGGGGCTGGCATGCTGTGGGTTGGATGGTTCGGCTTTAACGGCGGATCACAACTGGCGGCGGATGGCGGCGCGGCCATGGCGATCACCGTCACCCATATTTCGGCTGCCGCTGCATCGCTATCGTGGGCTGTATGGGAGCGGATCAAATACGGCAAAGCCAGCCTTGTAGGCATTGTCACAGGCACCATCGCTGGCCTGGCGTCGATTACGCCAGCGTCCGGTTTCGTCGGTCCTGTCGCGGCACTGATCATCGGGGCCGTTGCCGGTATCCTTTGTCAGGAAGCAGTAAACTTCATCCGCAACAAGCTGAACATCGACGATACGCTGGACGTGTTCGCTGTGCATGGTGTGGGCGGTATCCTTGGCACGATCATGATTGCCGCTTTCGGTCAGGGAAGCTGGATCGCACAATTTGGTGCGCTGGCAATTGTCGGAGTGTTCACCGCAATCATGACTGTTGTCCTGGTCAAGTTGGTCGGGTTGGTTCTGCCCCTGCGCGTCGATCTTGAGACCGAAACGAACGGGCTTGATCTGGCAGCACACGGCGAACGCGCTTATGATATCATGTCCTAA
- a CDS encoding MmgE/PrpD family protein: MGTVVEDLTRFGVGSVKGNAGHDAREVMALSLLDWASVTIAGIGEPVARIMREMAVDDGGGAQASVAGLTRKLPVRAAAMVNGTTSHALDYDDTHFAHIGHPSVAVVPAALAVAEWIDAPGADLLDAALVGVEGSIRMGRWLGRNHYQTGFHQTATAGAFGATLAAGRLLALSAHQMAQALGLCATRASGLKSQFGTMGKPYHAGLAAQTGVEVARAAKAGFISTRDGIEGPQGFGPTHAAQADDTAFDSLGQHWDILSISHKFHACCHGIHALLEALALIDCAAPEVAEVQVWTHPRWMSVCNIPHPKTGLEVKFSLAHCAAMALSGVETSALDSFSDDIARDAFLSALASRVHVVADDNIAETASRVEVTLLSGAAFTTEHNLNHAMTIEDRREKLETKCEALLGVRAASLIDAVGSLPDVPKLCALLRSA, translated from the coding sequence ATGGGCACGGTCGTGGAAGACCTCACCCGCTTCGGTGTTGGGTCGGTCAAGGGCAATGCAGGTCATGACGCGCGCGAGGTGATGGCCTTGTCGTTGCTGGACTGGGCCAGCGTCACCATTGCCGGAATTGGCGAACCTGTTGCGCGGATCATGCGCGAAATGGCGGTGGATGATGGCGGGGGTGCGCAGGCCAGTGTTGCTGGGCTGACCCGGAAACTGCCAGTGCGGGCGGCGGCGATGGTCAATGGAACCACGTCACATGCGCTGGACTATGATGACACTCATTTCGCCCATATCGGCCATCCCTCGGTGGCGGTGGTGCCGGCGGCGTTGGCGGTTGCAGAATGGATTGACGCACCGGGGGCTGATTTGCTGGATGCTGCTCTGGTCGGTGTCGAAGGCTCAATCCGCATGGGGCGTTGGTTGGGACGTAACCATTACCAAACAGGGTTTCATCAAACCGCGACAGCGGGCGCGTTCGGGGCGACGCTGGCTGCAGGGCGATTGCTGGCGCTGAGTGCGCACCAGATGGCTCAGGCTTTGGGTCTGTGCGCTACGCGTGCATCTGGGTTGAAAAGCCAGTTTGGTACGATGGGCAAGCCCTATCACGCCGGTCTTGCCGCCCAGACAGGGGTCGAAGTCGCGCGGGCCGCAAAGGCTGGATTCATTTCAACACGGGACGGAATCGAGGGGCCGCAAGGCTTTGGTCCCACCCATGCGGCGCAAGCCGATGACACCGCGTTTGACAGTCTTGGACAGCACTGGGATATTCTGTCCATCAGCCATAAATTTCACGCCTGCTGTCACGGCATCCACGCCTTACTGGAGGCCTTGGCCCTGATCGACTGCGCCGCACCCGAAGTGGCCGAGGTGCAAGTATGGACCCATCCCCGTTGGATGAGCGTGTGCAACATTCCACACCCCAAAACCGGGCTGGAGGTCAAATTCTCACTGGCCCATTGTGCCGCGATGGCATTGTCAGGTGTCGAGACATCTGCACTGGACAGTTTCTCGGACGATATTGCGCGCGATGCGTTTCTGTCCGCATTGGCTTCGCGTGTTCATGTGGTGGCGGACGATAACATCGCCGAAACGGCATCTCGCGTCGAGGTGACGTTACTGTCCGGTGCCGCCTTCACCACTGAGCATAATTTAAACCACGCGATGACCATCGAGGATCGGCGTGAAAAATTAGAAACCAAGTGCGAGGCGTTGTTGGGGGTGCGGGCTGCGTCGCTGATCGACGCGGTCGGATCGCTTCCGGATGTGCCAAAGCTATGTGCGCTGCTACGGTCCGCGTAA
- a CDS encoding HlyC/CorC family transporter: MDTGFWISSGAIAALLVLSAFFSGSETALTAASRGKLRSRADRGDRGSQRALTITEDNERLIGSVLLGNNLVNILATSLATALFTRLFGDSGVAMATLVMTLLVLIFAEVLPKTYAITMPENAAAKASGPISIVIMLFSPIVAAVRVITRGLLSLFGVKTDPDSQILAVREEIMGAIALGHSEGAVEKEDRDRLLGALDLGDRAVEEIMLHRSQIEMIDASAPAIEVLEQILASRHTRLPVFRDEPENIIGVIHAKDLSRAMYMAQAEGKPIEDFDVLQVAMKPYFIPETTTLDDQMRQFLRRHTHFALVVDEYGSLEGLITLEDILEEIVGEITDEFDVQTEPEIKRIADGNYLVDGAVTIRDINRAIDWNLPDDEANTIAGLVIHEAQMIPNEGQVFSFHGFRFEVVKRDGNRVAMLKIRPL, encoded by the coding sequence ATGGACACCGGTTTTTGGATCAGCAGCGGCGCGATTGCGGCTTTGCTTGTATTGTCTGCCTTCTTCTCTGGATCAGAAACGGCGCTGACAGCAGCATCACGCGGCAAACTTCGCTCGCGTGCAGATCGAGGCGATCGGGGATCGCAACGCGCCCTGACAATTACCGAGGATAACGAGCGCCTGATCGGATCGGTTCTGTTGGGCAACAACCTGGTGAACATCCTTGCAACCTCGCTTGCAACGGCGCTGTTTACACGCTTGTTTGGTGACAGCGGGGTGGCGATGGCGACCCTTGTCATGACCCTGTTGGTTCTGATTTTCGCCGAAGTCCTGCCGAAAACCTATGCCATCACAATGCCCGAAAATGCCGCCGCCAAAGCGTCCGGGCCGATCTCGATCGTGATCATGCTTTTTTCCCCCATTGTGGCAGCAGTGCGCGTCATCACACGCGGCCTGTTGAGCCTTTTCGGCGTGAAAACCGACCCCGACAGCCAAATTCTGGCGGTGCGTGAAGAAATCATGGGCGCCATTGCGCTGGGCCATTCGGAAGGCGCCGTGGAAAAAGAGGATCGCGACCGTCTGCTGGGCGCACTAGATCTGGGCGACCGCGCGGTCGAGGAAATCATGCTTCATCGCAGCCAGATTGAGATGATCGATGCTTCGGCTCCGGCCATTGAGGTGTTGGAACAGATTCTGGCATCACGCCACACCCGCCTGCCCGTATTCCGCGACGAGCCTGAGAACATCATTGGTGTGATCCACGCCAAAGATCTGAGCCGCGCGATGTATATGGCGCAGGCTGAGGGCAAGCCCATCGAGGATTTTGACGTCCTGCAAGTGGCGATGAAACCCTATTTCATTCCCGAAACGACCACCCTAGATGACCAGATGCGCCAGTTCCTGCGTCGTCACACTCATTTTGCGCTAGTCGTGGATGAATACGGATCGCTGGAAGGATTGATCACGCTTGAGGACATTCTCGAAGAGATCGTGGGCGAAATCACCGACGAGTTCGACGTTCAAACCGAACCGGAGATCAAGCGCATCGCCGATGGAAACTATCTTGTCGATGGCGCTGTAACGATCCGGGACATCAACCGGGCCATTGACTGGAACCTGCCGGATGACGAAGCCAACACCATCGCCGGACTGGTAATTCATGAGGCCCAGATGATCCCCAATGAAGGGCAGGTCTTTTCCTTCCACGGCTTTCGGTTCGAGGTCGTGAAGCGTGATGGCAACCGTGTCGCGATGTTGAAAATCCGGCCGTTGTGA
- a CDS encoding glycoside hydrolase family 43 C-terminal domain-containing protein, with protein sequence MHPDFEQNPKYGMIVSLQSLKISGGYSMTYVLIKPVLVAVLLTGCQMGNQQSTSEATMQQTETGSLSTLLSGRTLTNKDADVTLHADGRLSGSGGVDGTWEVRDGKYCRTISKPDKWKGTECQVVTTAGDQITFTSPSGRTSTWTM encoded by the coding sequence TTGCACCCTGATTTTGAACAGAACCCAAAATATGGTATGATTGTTTCTTTACAATCACTGAAAATTTCAGGGGGATATTCCATGACCTACGTTCTTATCAAACCAGTTTTGGTCGCAGTATTGCTGACGGGTTGCCAAATGGGCAATCAACAATCCACTTCTGAAGCAACGATGCAGCAAACTGAAACCGGGTCGCTTTCCACCTTGTTGTCCGGCAGAACACTGACCAACAAAGACGCAGATGTAACCTTGCATGCCGACGGGCGGCTCAGCGGCAGTGGCGGAGTCGACGGCACATGGGAAGTCCGCGATGGCAAATATTGCCGGACGATCAGCAAGCCCGACAAATGGAAAGGCACGGAATGCCAAGTCGTGACAACGGCGGGTGATCAGATCACATTTACCAGCCCAAGCGGTCGGACGAGCACCTGGACGATGTAA
- a CDS encoding helicase HerA-like domain-containing protein, giving the protein MDGAIFVGGGGEDYAIKQGLLLKYANRHGLIAGATGTGKTVTLQILAESFAAQGVPVFLSDVKGDLSGLAKAGSAGFKLHEAFTSRAQKIGFEEYAYGAFPVTFWDLYGEQGHPIRTTVTEMGPLLLSRLLELTDAQEGVLNIAFRVSDEQGLPLLDLKDLQALLVWVGENAKELSLRYGNVSTSSVGAIQRALLVLENQGGYKLFGEPALDLADMIRTDLDGRGRISILAADKLMGAPRLYATFLLWLLSELFEELPEVGDPDKPKMVFFFDEAHLLFDDAPKALVDKVEQVARLIRSKGVGVYFITQNPADVPEDILGQLGNRIQHALRAFTGRDRKELKQAAETYRDNPRFSTEDAIREVGVGEAVTSFLEAKGAPGVVERTLIRPPSSQLGPIDAGERKALIDASPIAGKYETLKDRDSAYEMLTKRAADAAKEAEEAERREARAGETLTLREFNSGRRYTGTEDDKPASRRRSRKSSDEGFGEAVLNVVVKELKGTTGKRIVRGIFGSLFKGR; this is encoded by the coding sequence ATGGACGGTGCGATTTTCGTTGGTGGCGGGGGTGAAGACTATGCCATCAAGCAGGGGCTTTTGCTGAAATATGCCAATCGGCATGGCTTGATCGCCGGGGCTACTGGCACCGGGAAAACCGTCACCCTGCAGATTCTTGCGGAAAGTTTCGCCGCCCAGGGCGTGCCGGTGTTTCTATCTGATGTGAAAGGCGATCTGTCGGGGCTGGCAAAGGCCGGATCGGCGGGGTTCAAGCTGCATGAGGCCTTTACAAGCCGCGCCCAGAAGATTGGCTTTGAAGAGTACGCCTACGGAGCTTTTCCGGTCACGTTCTGGGATCTCTATGGCGAACAGGGTCATCCTATCCGCACCACCGTGACAGAAATGGGCCCACTTCTATTGTCCCGCCTGCTGGAGCTGACGGACGCCCAGGAAGGCGTGCTGAACATTGCATTCCGGGTGTCAGATGAACAGGGCTTGCCACTTCTGGACCTGAAAGACCTGCAAGCCCTGCTGGTTTGGGTGGGTGAAAACGCCAAGGAGTTGTCGCTGCGATACGGCAATGTCTCGACCAGTTCGGTGGGGGCGATCCAGCGCGCGCTTCTGGTCCTGGAAAACCAGGGCGGCTACAAGCTGTTTGGTGAACCGGCGCTGGACTTGGCCGACATGATCCGCACCGATCTGGACGGACGCGGACGCATTTCGATCCTGGCCGCTGACAAGCTGATGGGTGCGCCGCGCCTCTATGCCACGTTCCTTCTGTGGCTCTTGTCCGAACTGTTCGAAGAACTGCCCGAGGTGGGCGACCCTGACAAACCCAAGATGGTGTTCTTCTTTGACGAAGCACATCTGCTGTTCGACGACGCGCCCAAGGCGTTGGTCGATAAGGTCGAACAGGTCGCACGGCTGATACGTTCGAAAGGCGTAGGGGTCTATTTCATCACTCAAAATCCGGCCGACGTGCCCGAGGATATTCTGGGTCAGCTGGGCAACCGTATTCAGCACGCCCTGCGCGCGTTTACAGGCCGTGACCGAAAGGAACTGAAACAAGCCGCCGAAACCTATCGAGACAACCCTCGTTTCTCGACCGAAGACGCGATCCGCGAGGTTGGTGTCGGCGAGGCCGTCACCTCGTTCCTAGAGGCAAAGGGGGCGCCGGGCGTTGTCGAACGCACTTTGATCCGTCCACCCAGTTCGCAACTTGGACCGATTGATGCGGGCGAACGCAAAGCGCTGATTGATGCGTCGCCCATTGCCGGAAAATATGAGACCTTGAAAGACCGCGACAGCGCCTATGAGATGCTGACCAAACGCGCCGCCGACGCCGCAAAAGAAGCGGAAGAGGCCGAGCGGCGCGAAGCCCGCGCGGGCGAAACCTTGACTTTGCGCGAGTTCAACAGCGGGCGTCGATACACCGGCACCGAGGACGACAAGCCAGCGTCACGGCGACGGTCCCGCAAGTCTTCTGACGAGGGGTTCGGCGAAGCCGTTCTGAACGTCGTGGTCAAAGAGTTGAAAGGCACCACCGGCAAACGCATCGTGCGCGGCATTTTCGGGTCGTTGTTCAAAGGGCGATAG
- a CDS encoding invasion associated locus B family protein, with protein MKAELMKTLPLAALLALATPAFAQDTTETPTEEAPAAEATEAAPEATAEQPQVDLGEPVDGERQPGQTYIEKVVGDWERKCITLPEGQGDDPCQMYQLLKDDKGNAVAEISLGRLPDGGQAVAGATVVVPLETLLTQQLTVAVDAGQGKRYPFRFCAQPGCVANIGFTQAEVDGFKRGAKATVTIVPAAAPDQKVNLSMSLKGFTDSYNELIVPVPSQQ; from the coding sequence ATGAAGGCTGAGCTGATGAAAACGCTGCCACTGGCAGCCCTTTTGGCGCTGGCGACCCCGGCATTTGCACAGGACACGACCGAGACCCCCACTGAAGAAGCCCCGGCAGCGGAAGCGACAGAAGCCGCACCCGAAGCCACCGCGGAGCAACCACAAGTCGATCTGGGTGAGCCGGTGGACGGCGAACGTCAACCCGGCCAGACCTATATCGAAAAAGTAGTCGGTGACTGGGAACGCAAATGCATCACGCTGCCCGAAGGTCAGGGCGACGATCCGTGCCAGATGTATCAACTTCTAAAAGATGATAAGGGCAATGCGGTTGCCGAAATCTCGCTTGGGCGACTTCCCGATGGTGGTCAGGCAGTTGCCGGGGCGACTGTTGTCGTGCCGCTTGAAACCCTGTTGACCCAACAATTGACCGTTGCGGTCGACGCTGGACAAGGCAAACGCTATCCGTTCCGGTTCTGCGCACAACCCGGTTGCGTCGCCAACATCGGTTTCACCCAAGCCGAAGTCGACGGGTTCAAGCGCGGGGCAAAGGCCACTGTCACTATCGTGCCGGCTGCCGCCCCTGATCAGAAGGTTAATCTGTCCATGTCTCTGAAAGGCTTCACAGATTCATATAACGAGCTGATCGTTCCGGTTCCATCGCAACAATAA